A part of Longimicrobium sp. genomic DNA contains:
- a CDS encoding phosphopantetheine-binding protein: PSGKVDRRALPAPEGDAYGAREYEAPVGKVEQPLAEIWAELLGVERVGRGDDFFALGGHSLLAVQMISRVRQAMDVELALAAVFEAPVLSALADRILDLRLARFDPATLARLAQRFREPGAETAPALEGAG, from the coding sequence CCCCGAGCGGCAAGGTAGACCGCCGGGCGCTTCCCGCGCCCGAGGGCGACGCGTACGGGGCGCGGGAGTACGAGGCTCCGGTGGGCAAGGTGGAACAGCCGCTCGCCGAGATCTGGGCCGAGCTGCTGGGCGTGGAGCGGGTGGGGCGCGGGGACGACTTCTTCGCGCTGGGCGGGCACTCGCTCCTGGCGGTGCAGATGATCTCGCGGGTGCGGCAGGCGATGGACGTGGAGCTTGCCCTCGCGGCCGTGTTCGAGGCGCCCGTGCTTTCCGCCCTCGCCGACCGGATCTTGGACCTGCGGCTCGCCCGGTTCGACCCCGCGACCCTCGCGCGGCTCGCGCAACGCTTCCGCGAGCCCGGCGCGGAGACCGCCCCGGCCCTGGAGGGGGCCGGCTGA